Proteins encoded together in one Festucalex cinctus isolate MCC-2025b chromosome 8, RoL_Fcin_1.0, whole genome shotgun sequence window:
- the LOC144024470 gene encoding PAK4-inhibitor inka2-like isoform X1: protein MLCVGDSSDCFQNRVQNAMRSLQDLKRPGRPRPLSEPCDRSFVVSRLCKQRVQQERLSNQRVSQASEASTYDSACCLANPLEEEEEEEPNERLAQGSPNSEKSLDFDSGYSEASWHDEGVVLRRTRNVRVSSSACLRTNTGPSGRVRPKSTSDACLERWTSFEASDPEDWTTALLSKSRNRQPLVLGDNSFADLIKNWMDLPECPEPAELKPSAGRRLAKDILVNMKRRLAGMSKSVEMRQKPAESARGSRTAEVPKRLSCPVGLQSLKPFFHQSHTGLHALDSDFYHFTALMKTGSRQPIICSDIIGYI from the exons ATG CTGTGTGTGGGAGATTCCAGCGACTGCTTCCAGAACCGCGTGCAGAACGCGATGCGCTCCCTGCAGGACCTGAAGCGGCCGGGCAGACCGAGACCTCTGAGCGAACCGTGCGACCGTTCCTTCGTCGTATCCCGTCTCTGCAAGCAGAGGGTCCAGCAGGAGCGACTCTCGAACCAGCGCGTGTCCCAAGCCAGCGAGGCCAGCACTTACGACTCGGCCTGCTGTTTGGCCAACCCgctggaggaggaagaagaagaagaacccaACGAGCGCCTGGCTCAAGGTTCACCGAACAGTGAGAAGAGTTTGGACTTTGACTCTGGCTACTCTGAGGCATCCTGGCACGATGAAGGTGTTGTTCTGAGAAGGACAAGAAACGTACGGGTTTCCTCTTCTGCTTGCCTCCGAACGAACACGGGACCTTCGGGTCGGGTCCGACCCAAATCCACCTCGGACGCTTGCTTAGAGCGCTGGACCTCCTTTGAGGCCAGCGACCCAGAGGACTGGACTACAGCCTTGCTAAGCAAAAGTCGGAACAGACAGCCTCTGGTTCTGGGGGACAACAGTTTTGCGGACCTAATTAAAAACTGGATGGACCTACCAGAGTGTCCAGAACCTGCAGAACTCAAACCAAGCGCCGGGCGACGTCTCGCCAAGGACATTCTAGTCAACATGAAGCGACGACTGGCTGGGATGTCCAAAAGTGTTGAGATGAGGCAGAAACCGGCAGAGTCCGCTCGAGGGAGCAGGACTGCCGAGGTGCCCAAACGGTTGTCCTGCCCTGTGGGACTCCAGTCGCTCAAACCTTTCTTCCACCAGTCGCACACGGGCCTGCACGCGCTCGACTCGGACTTCTACCACTTCACCGCGCTCATGAAGACGGGCAGTCGACAGCCCATAATATGCAGCGACATCATCGGCTACATCTGA
- the LOC144024470 gene encoding PAK4-inhibitor inka2-like isoform X2, whose translation MRSLQDLKRPGRPRPLSEPCDRSFVVSRLCKQRVQQERLSNQRVSQASEASTYDSACCLANPLEEEEEEEPNERLAQGSPNSEKSLDFDSGYSEASWHDEGVVLRRTRNVRVSSSACLRTNTGPSGRVRPKSTSDACLERWTSFEASDPEDWTTALLSKSRNRQPLVLGDNSFADLIKNWMDLPECPEPAELKPSAGRRLAKDILVNMKRRLAGMSKSVEMRQKPAESARGSRTAEVPKRLSCPVGLQSLKPFFHQSHTGLHALDSDFYHFTALMKTGSRQPIICSDIIGYI comes from the coding sequence ATGCGCTCCCTGCAGGACCTGAAGCGGCCGGGCAGACCGAGACCTCTGAGCGAACCGTGCGACCGTTCCTTCGTCGTATCCCGTCTCTGCAAGCAGAGGGTCCAGCAGGAGCGACTCTCGAACCAGCGCGTGTCCCAAGCCAGCGAGGCCAGCACTTACGACTCGGCCTGCTGTTTGGCCAACCCgctggaggaggaagaagaagaagaacccaACGAGCGCCTGGCTCAAGGTTCACCGAACAGTGAGAAGAGTTTGGACTTTGACTCTGGCTACTCTGAGGCATCCTGGCACGATGAAGGTGTTGTTCTGAGAAGGACAAGAAACGTACGGGTTTCCTCTTCTGCTTGCCTCCGAACGAACACGGGACCTTCGGGTCGGGTCCGACCCAAATCCACCTCGGACGCTTGCTTAGAGCGCTGGACCTCCTTTGAGGCCAGCGACCCAGAGGACTGGACTACAGCCTTGCTAAGCAAAAGTCGGAACAGACAGCCTCTGGTTCTGGGGGACAACAGTTTTGCGGACCTAATTAAAAACTGGATGGACCTACCAGAGTGTCCAGAACCTGCAGAACTCAAACCAAGCGCCGGGCGACGTCTCGCCAAGGACATTCTAGTCAACATGAAGCGACGACTGGCTGGGATGTCCAAAAGTGTTGAGATGAGGCAGAAACCGGCAGAGTCCGCTCGAGGGAGCAGGACTGCCGAGGTGCCCAAACGGTTGTCCTGCCCTGTGGGACTCCAGTCGCTCAAACCTTTCTTCCACCAGTCGCACACGGGCCTGCACGCGCTCGACTCGGACTTCTACCACTTCACCGCGCTCATGAAGACGGGCAGTCGACAGCCCATAATATGCAGCGACATCATCGGCTACATCTGA